CGACGTCAGTTAAAAACGGCCAATAGGCGGCGTTCTCAAGACTGCTCTGACACGTATGATGATCAGATTACATCAAGGCTTGCATGTCTATGTCAGCTGAGCCACTGTGTTCGAGTAGTTTGTCCATCTAAGCACTTTACATCTTATGAAAACTGACTTTTTGGACACATCTTAGAACTAGTCATAGATCAAGCCCGACAATCAATTCATCAATAGTTCTTGGGCTTGATAGTCTTTAATACAGCGATTACAACCCAAATCTCTCAAGGATGGTACTTCAGTTTGTTGGAAGTGGTTGATGTCACGAGCAGGTGAAAAAGTGGACAAAGCTTGGGGCCAACCCTCCCCTGCCTCTTCTTGTTTCCTTATTCTCTCACTTCCAAAAGGCAGCAGGTCAGCATACTGACCTCAGGATGTTTGCATACTCAAGCCAGAATTCTGCTTCTCGTCCATGATTGGACATGATCACAGTGTCCCAAATTCTCTGACATTCTGTTATGTTTTGGACGTGAAAGGCctacaaatgtaaaaagagAAATTGCATGGTCAAGTAGCATTTCCGCATCTACGGGACAATTGCACGGGTGTTCCTATATCCCTTTCTTTCCAGTCTCCACTTGTACAAAAGAACAGATCAGAAGCTGATGAACGCATACGTGGTGGCTCGAAAGAATCGATTGACGTGCACGGTTCAAGCCAACGAAAAGCCAGGCACAAGAAGTATAAGAATATTCCAAAAATTGAAACACACCAAGGCAAAGCATCATATTCTTTTGTAACTTACAAAAAAGTGAGACACTTCGACTCTAGGTTCACCTGTACTTCAATTCATTGTACTGCCATCATAAACATTATCTTCCCATTTTTGTGTAGAAGAAACGCGCGTGATTCGATCAAACGTCATGAGGTGTTGCGCAAAGTCGTTGCGTAATCTGTCCGTTTACTAAATCAAGGTGAGCATTTGTGCCAGGGATTTTTTTTCTGGTTGGGATAAGAATTACTGTGTTTGTCTTGTTGATGGTTCGAGTGCAAAGTAAGCATCGCGCATCACTGTCTGCATTTCTCACCATCAGTGATACGGTGGTAATTCTGAAGTTGAAGCGAAATGCGAGAGGACACTACATGACTCATATTTAAAATGGCAACAACCTAGTTGTGTGCATTTCTCGGTGTACCTCGATGTATTTCCCATATAATTATGATTGACACAAATCAGTGGTTCTCAATTTGTGCTGAATCATTCCTGATGTCTTGTTTGTCCAAATGTGTTTAGCCGTAGCAAACACTAAACTCAACAGGCATTTCAAGGCATTTGCCATCTACAAATGTACAATAGCTGAAACCGCAGTTTCATTACTCTGGCAAACCATGTGAATCGTGGTCACTCTTTCACTCACCTCAATGCGCGCCCAGTAACGATCCAAAAGATTTGTGGGATCACCCTCCTTACCAAAGTCTGTCAGGATAACACAAGTCGAGATTAAGTTTCCTGATCACAAAGTTTAAGATCATAACATATCGAATACCAAAGCTGAATTCTTTGCTGCGCTTTCTACACCTCCAAATGGATATCAAAACTATCTGGATAAAAGTACTCAAATCATATAGTAAAAACGATTATTCTTTCTAAAAAACGACCACACCGCGACCTTTTGATTGGTCACATCAAATGCTGTTACAGTAAGTTAACGAGAAGGGTGAAGTGACACTTTATGACGCTTACTTAAACGCATTTACATCAATAATTGATAATATTCTATGTAGGACATATCTGCACTTCTTTTTAAAATCAAGATATCACGGCTCTGTGTTTGACAGAAGTGAGTGATGTACAACAATGGAGACTTTGTGTGAACTTAATTCAGCTCATATCAAATCAAAGGCCACTCTTCTCAAGATTGTCAGGCAAGGCTAACTAAAGAACTCTTACAAGATCCTTATATCAGCTCATAAGTGAAAATTGGTTGCAAAAGATATGGGGCTGAAAGAAAACCATTTTACAGctcagcaaataaaagaaataacagAGGgttatacatatacatatacatacaatCCTGACATACAATTTTGTAAATACTCTGTTGCCATTTGAAAAGTTTCCCTGAGTTCTTTCACCTGCTGACCACCTGAAAAATAAACGAACTAAATGTACTAACAATGCGTACATAAACGACAAAAAGATATGAGAGGAAATCAAGTGGAAAAGGAATCATCACAGTTCTTATAGTTTagagatattattattattattattattattattacacaaaaatgaatttgacaAAGACTTAGTTTGATGCTCAATTctattaatattttgaaaactgATCAAACTAGCATTGTTCAAGATCAAATTCAGCTCCATTTCTGAAAGTTTGATTTTCAAGATGGAATTACACTGCATCCAACAATATTAACATTACCATGATTATACCTTCTGACCAATCATCAACTCTTCTTCTAACATAATCACAGTAACAATGCCAGAGCTGAAGGTAAGCATCGCTGCTTGAAAAACCACAAACAAGAGCGGTATCCAATGTTTCTGAAAGAAGACAAAGCCATTAAGGATTTCTCATCAAGGGAATACAAATTCAAATGGCCATCGATTCATGAGTTGTTTGTGCAAATAATTTCAAGTAGACACAGTAAGAAATGTTTTTAACTCATACTAGCCCAGTTTGGGCGTGGTACTCACCGGtccttcattttcaagttcacaAATCATTGTTATGATTACAACATAACTTAACTAATTTAATCAAGCACAGAAACAAATAAGGAACTGTCACTTGAGGCTGAGAAATGAGGCTAGTAGCAGATTTAAGAACTTCATGTAAACACTTCAATCAACAAAACTAagtttcaaattaaaaatttaataattgaCTGTCCCAATAAATAAGTCACTCGTAGCATTTATaacattttaaattaatttttgttagaTCTAAAACAAACATTATAGTAAGGGGATAGCATAAATATGGATTAATATTATAAACAATATTTATCATAACCAATACCACTGTCATCCTGTCACAATCATTATAACATCATTAAACATGGATCATACCTTTGAGTTTTTCTTTGCCTTGTTGAGTGCGTTCcttgcaaaaagaaaacagcaaaaacaataataatttttaatgattTATTAAGAAACAAATATTTCAATAACATCACTAGaaattgtttacatttcacttaACATCACCTTTTGCCACCCATGGGttttgaaaaagtttttttGCCTCAAATGAGGTAACTCGTCATCATACATAGATATTTATACAGAGTTACACAAGAAGCATAATAACCAAAAGGAATAATGGAGGATagaaatcacccaaaatcagcAACTCAAAGTGACTAGTTCACTTAAAATAAATCCCCATAGCATACCAGTGCTCTGACATAGTTCTGCCAAAGAAGGGAAACCCAAGGACAGTTCCTGACAGCACGCTCATGAACAGAAAGTACCACTGATGGTATCTTTAGGTTGGAAtccttaagaaaaaaaaaacaaaaaccaagaaaagaatGACACCACAAATAAATGGATTAGTGAATGAACAGCTACTTCAACCATTTATGTATATCAATACTGGTAAGCAAGTTTGTCAGGTGTTTGTTAGTTGTgaagtgaaacaaaattttggaataattatgaaatgaatcatTGAATTACCACTGTTAGAAATTACACTCTTACAAGATTATAGAGCTGACATATTGGGTGTTggctcttcgtcagagcaaaattaatgcaaagggctttcaagggaaaatttgacccttaacCATTCATTTCATAAATGAAATGTTTGCTTCAGTCTTGGATAGGGTCTATTAATATTTTAGcccaaaaaaataatcacaAAAGCCAATGAAAGAGCAACAAGTCATTGTGGAAATGATTTCTCTACAGTATGCATTGTATGCCTCAACAAGGGAAAGATGTCAACTTTGAAACAATGGTTCTCTCTTGATTTGTTCCCATCAAAGGTTAGTCATCTTCTCACCAAATAGGAAGTATACTCAGTCCACATGTCACCTATCAGGCAGTTCTCTTTCATAGCTCTCTCATACAAGCACTGAATCCTGGCTGCATCTCCATTTTTCAGCTCATATTCTAAGTATGATTTGTATTCATTGGTCTTTGGACTCAGTGCTGAGGCCTACAAAAAAAGATAGAAAGCATGTCAGACTTTCATGTAAAATGATGTTAGAGTGCAACTAACCCTGATATGCTTTTTAATGAAAGGCATCATGGTATCTGTTTGAAGCACcttgtcactttttttttccttttttcatgaAATGCTGATTTTTATAGGCTACAGCATTTAGGAAAAACTATATAAACTATGTCACCAGTCAGTGAGAAGGGGCGTGGCTGTATACACAAATGACCCCACTAAaaactttgcatgcatgtttacaagGACTTAATGAGGTGCCCCACTAAACCAAGACAGCCAAAGCTTTAATTTCAATGTTATGGTTGACAGTAACTGTTTAATGCTTACCAGTGTATCCTCATATGGAAGACATTCCTCCAGTTTTGAGAGTGCTTTCTCGTAGGCTATCATAACAGCCTCAGGAATGGAGTGCTCCAACCAGTCCTCAAATTCTCTCAAAGTTCCCTGCATACCTTGAAATTGAAATATACCTGATAAGACAACTATGTGACTTTCTCATATACTGTGTGTATTGTGCATACCTTACATATCAAGTGAACTAAAATAAAGGTAGAGTAAAAAGAAACTATCAAGAGTCAGTGGCCAACCTTTTCCATGACACTTATGATATCTCCTGactacacattttccatttttagtTACCTTATCTGGTTGCAAACATTGTGTACGGGCAAAATGGAAAGGGACAAAGTAAGGTGTGcggaaataaaaaaactgtTCTCAAACAAGTTAAAAGGCTGAAATGGTGTTGATCATTGACATAcacaaaaatttgatatcaaatgaCCTGATAATGGTCAAATTGTTAGCACAAAGAGATTGCAAAGGTGGCCAGTGTTGCACAAAGCATGGTTAGGGCCAACCAATGTTGATAGCAACTGGCCCTTGGAgttttgagcattagccctacTTCAGAGTCCTGCGTCTTACCTAAGAGTGGTACAGCCAGCTGTCTTTTAAAAACAGACATTACTCTTTCCTTTTGAGAAGCACTATGAGAAAAAGTAGCACAATTTAAACCAAACATTAAATCGACAGTCAATAATAATACTGAAAAAAACCAGCCAAAAGATGTGtgcaaaaaattgctttcaattCTTTATTGGAATTTCTTctaatttaaatgaaaaataggaattaatcaaagaaaaatagctCACATTTTCTCTATCatagtttctttattttcctcAGTGACCATTTGCTGCAAATAAGGCAAAAAAATCCATGAAATCAACCAAGTTGTAgtagaagaaaataaaaggtgACCAATATATTTTTGTCTTGCAGAAAACTAGACTGGCCAATATGATATTGACACTTCTGCCAATGCACTTAACACCGTCGATAAGCCAATGAAGGACAAGGAACTTTCTGTTCTTACTACGTATATACTACAGGGAATGTTTCATATCCAGTAGTCTTTATTATAGGAGCTGAATTTAACATATCAGGCTCATGAGTTTGTCCAAGTAAATTGTATATACCACTCAAAAGATGAATGCTAGCTATTCAACAAAAAGTGCCTACTGATTGATAGTACTTTTATGCGGTGGATATTCAAATCCAGTCTTTGCATTTTCCATCGGAGGGATATATGTATacattattgaccaagcgcgaggtcaagatggctggatattggccgagttctctttttgcatttttaaggACCGAGACAAAGTCAaggtccataaaaacacaaaatgaGAACGAGGCTaatacccagccatcttgaccgaactagcttggtcaataaaagatttattatatggcataaagagcactgaaaaaaattatcttcatccttgtttattttcaagcactgaaaaggaaaccagttacATGATCAAGTGATGGCGCGTgtccctatatcctgattggataaatgcagaaaatacaatcatttgattggttacatttcaaattcaaatttcaaattaaaattttcaattcaaaacaaactttttgtGTTGTGTGCCggttttgttgcaaaatgtatttttaagactcatcaacatttttgttttctttgttttcattctcacTGACGCATTTAaaggttccataaagacagagaaatcacaaaaaatctttttaccatagcagaaaataattaatttttggcaaaagaaaactttcatgcACCCGCTTGAACCTTGGCGAATTTTTATTTGTGGGAACGAAACCGGCAGTCTTGGGCgtgcagtatcgctccatcttgcccactcgggtagccaatcagaatacaGAATTCGcggcatactgcccgctcgcggagcttgccatataataagtgTGCATTGATTACATCTCATAGAGCAACTCCAGCTCAAGGTTTTGTCACCATTTATGAATTAAAAAGGATATAATGCCAGGATCTCTTCTTACATCAATCAACTAGTTATCCAGGGGTATTTTGGAACAAAAACAGGaaggaaaatgcaaaatttgcTGACCAggcaaaaatatatattttataaaTAGCTGGCTGATGGTAACTTTCCAGCAGTCTAAGATTTTTGCCATGTAAAGAATAGTTACTACCGGTtaccataaataaataaacaatagccttcatttggcgcgaaaatatgctcggatatttgtctgcggacattatctgttacGAGAAgtgaacagttttccgagagcgaagctcgaggaaaactgggagcttcgaggaacagataatgtccaaggacaaatatgcgagcatattttcgcagccaaattgaggctattgtgtttattatccatcggttttaaaaattggggaatatcctataaattccccagttttagctggggaatattcgcccacgtgatgcgtttagaccaatcggacgctagcgaaaatatttgatggattataataattataattattattattgtttattattttttcaaaaaattaattcttcaaaattaatgatgtttcTTATTCAACAACTAGAAATCCACATATACTATTAACACCTGCAAAATTGGTTTATTCTTGTGTTGctttgcacaaaattaatgtgGCCACAGGCTATTTATATTGACCATACAACTGGAAAGTTTTTGTGAagctttcaaaacaacaactacCTCAAGAGAGTCCAAAATGTCTGTTTCAAACTCTCTATAACCATCCCATATAGCTGAACCCTGtgaaatggaagaaatgataACATACATACATGTACAAGAGATAGAGTAAACcctacaaaaaattaatttgttctTGATTGATTACTTTTTTTTCAGGGACGAGAAAACAACGCTTGCGGTAGGTTAAAATGAAATTCAGGGGATAAATTTTGCAAATCTGTAGAACTTTTATTTAAACTgggtttttatttttactattaaTACAACTATTAATATTTaagtacaaaattaataaattatggTAGTGTAAATGTGAGTAAATAATgtgataatgattattattgtagGCAGATGAGTATCACTTGTAATGTAATGAGAAATCATATTGTCAGTAATAATGAAAGGAAGAGTatggaaaaataatcatgagGTTAAAccaagtttaaccaggtaaacaactaggagcgtctgcagtcagttggtcagtgggattagtatgcttgcgcatgcatcGAATTCCTCGTGTTCCAGGCAGTAGGGCTTATtcatcagtggggcgggaagtaggagctgtatgtggggagcgtttagcagtttttgttccctccaTTCCCCACCCTTAACTTTCCACTGTgcatcagtgtgacgggtgcctgttcttatctagggcgtgggggctcatggctgggttgtcaggtttggccagccatcagtgcggtctccatcttggagctggttatcaatagtggtagctccaggatgtctcgggcacccaacctccacagtctcagggcgacgaagttgtttaatgatcaggaaaaaaaaaacaggttggcCATTCAACTTAGTTCATAGTATAGAATAACACAATGACCTGAAGCTGAAAGAAAGAAGTGCAGGAATGTTTGAGTACACTGTACCTCTGTAACATGAAGACCAGTGGCAATGATAGCTTTTTCAAATGTTGACCTCACTCCTTCAATACTGTGTTGACCTTCCATGATATCCATCATAAATTGACAATAAAGAGTCCATATCTTGACAGCTAGAATTGACAGGACAACAACATTTAATTGCAAAATGAAATTAGTTCAATAAGAAACAGACCTGCTTCCAAAAGACTTCCTGCTTTTCTTAATGCTGGCTTTAATGAACTCAGCCTAAAACACACCAGCCAGCATCAATAGCACTTGTACTTACACTGATAGTCTTTAACAGCTCTTTCAAACAGTGTCATGACCTTTTCTTTGTGCTCTGGTATGCATGCTAGTGGCATTTCATCTTTCAGCCATTCTGACCAAAGCTCTAaaagtacaaacaaacaaagtgaaacaaatacaaaacaaaacctgaaacacaaacaacaattcaataTCATGCAAACATACTGTTACAATATTCACCAGTTAATTCATGTCTTAGTCTCAACAGCTGAATTTGTCCACATGCACACTCTTTTTGATTTATAAAAACAAGTCCCCaatctttttcttccttttaccaACAATTGtaccaaattattattattagttacttACCCAGAAAAGCTGGGTTGTTAACTGTCAAAAAGTAACCACCTACTCTAAGATTAATAATGTCTGTCCAGCTATTATAACAAGAAACTGTAAAGAGATTCGCTTTAGCGGaggattcaaaaatttcagctttgttgTCTCTTCACAGAGGAAATTTGACCCGTACCAAGTAGTctgatatcaaattttagtaTTACCGGGTATAATCAGACCTAAACAGAGCACATAGACATTGAACACCAAATGCAGAGCAGATAAAAAAGAACAATGGTGTGTTGGTATGAATTGAAATCATTCattatgtaaataataattaacagttattcttcgaggacgcgccggatatgagctgatatatataaccaacgaggccgtaggccgagttggttattatcagctcatatccagcaagtccgagaagaataactgttttagtaaattttcaagcaattctcttgatttcttcgggtgaaacttcctcaaatcgtgacattttccttaccgacgacgccgcgaaaaaattttttccgacctccaaaatttcagcacaagaaattcgccatcagtttttccttatttggtcaaatttaacgataatggctcatatcatgggcttagggaaccaatcagaaagctggaaaatcattatcatgagctaaaactttactaataacaattattatttggCTCAGTGGCagtataaaaccaaatttaagcCAGTAAAAAGATATTAAAACAATTCTCCCTCTGGATAGAAATAATTTAACTTCTgttgtatttcattgtttctgtCCTTCTTTGAATGTTCATGAATGGCAGATTGATTTTGAAAGTTTGCACCCATTAGTCTTTCCTCTTCTTATGTTGCTGTGCATTTAtgacaaaaattataaattttgcaTTCTGATTGTTGTTTCTTGGAAGAATGAACAAAAAAACCAAAGCATCAGattgaataagaaaaaaactAATATATTTTGAAATGCAGATAGatacttaaaacaaaagcacatGCACCTTTTTGCACCTGTTTTAGACACTTCTTTCTGCATGGCACTTTAGTTACAGtcatgtccagaaatgcacatatTATTAGTTGCATGTgaaattttgataaacatcacAATGTGTCATGTGATGTTTATCATGTTAAGTGTAAACCACAATTATAAACATTTGGATTGGTGTTTGTGTTACTGcttttgcctctttgaggaATAGAGTTAAGAGGGTATTCATTTTAATGAACAGCAATGTTGATACTTCTTGTCAGAGGTGATGCTCAAGTTGCTGCAGAAGGCAAGGGGGCACTTTTTAACACTGACTGACATCAGAGTGCAACtaattgagtgcaatcctggacGTGTATTTTTAGTTATGCAAAAACCTTGTGTGAGTGGAAAGATTTTGTTCATGTCTTCTCTAGCTTGTCTGACTTTGTCAAGATCACCAGATTCTCTGAGCAATTTAATAACCTCAACATGAGAATCATAATGATAAGGGTTACTAGCAACctgaaaagaagtaaaaacTCATTGAATCAATATGTACTTTAACTTCCTCTATTCTAATAGGCCAAGTAAAAATCTATTTTACAAGAGACACACACTATGCAGAAAAAGAATTCAGTGACAAAAGAGTACTGACAAAAAAAGCATTGTGATTGGAACCTGTAGTCAATAGATaagccaatcaaatcaatctAATCAGGGACAATGGAAAGCAATGTGATCATTGCTTctgcataataattatgataactaaataaataatgttaaaattataataatcattACTCTTGCAGTTTTTCCAAGTAGAATGCCATTAGGTACTAATCTGCAATAACATGATTCTTCTTAATGGCAATCACCCAATTTTGTTGGTAttagaaataaaaatttccttGTACTTGACCATTGGAAGAGAAATAAATTCATTTAAAAGTCAAAACATGTGCACACAAATTAAGATTACATCTAAATCATGTGTCTGCTATATATTCCAGCCCTAGGCAAAGTCCCCTAGACTCATggccgttttctttttttcctgtcATTCTTAGAATAATTTATTAGACACATAAAAtgccatttttcattttttttaatgtaaactCAGAATGATCTGCTTAATTTAGTTGGTGTTAATTAAAGATgtatctttatttttcttttattacttTTTAATGATCCAAAGTCAGACAAATTACATAAGTTCGTTGCTAGGAAATATTCTCAGTTAGCACTAGATGTATAGAAGGAAACATAATTATACACAAGGGGCCAGGACAAAACTAAACATTACAAGGCTATATTACAAGTTATACATGGCTTATGGCATTGGTGGCGTCATATCCCAAAATCCTTTATGTTGAGATATCAATGCCCAGCTGCCCACATTTTCTTGAGGGAATTTAGACTTAAACATGAACAGTAACATCCCCAAGAATAGTGTGTAGTTCTTCAGCATCCCACAGTATTAACAACATCGAAAGGTTGTGAGACAAATCCTATGGTTCAAGGTTGTAATCCAAGAAACCTTGTAAATATCAcaatttgctgatgtaattagcagcactttctccttaaGTGCTTATAGACCATGGGTTTTGGTCCTGCTGGGGTATGACCCCTGCAGCCTTATAAAAAGTAGTTTGTTGCTCAGGCAGCTGAGCTAACTGGACAGTGATGAAAGATAATTCTAGTTGCAACTCTAATAAAAAATACACAATACCCACCCATTTATTCACATCTCACTGAGTAACAATAGTATTCTTTGTTTCCtgaattgtttttcaaaaggttagggttagggttaaaaaTTGTGCCCAggtattctgcagttgctcctaTTATTGTTGCACTTTTTATAAAGATACAAACATTGAAGTTTGATCAAATTTTATACCTGAAGCTCCAATTGTTGGAGTACGGGATTACTAATCGTATCATTGTCATCTAATCCATCGGATTCCGAAGTATCTTCATCTCCTCCCTCCATATTGTCTTCTTCCTCTTCGTTAGTTAACGTTTTCTCCTCATTCCCCTCAACTTCCATCCCCAGGTTGTCCGCCATGATGAATT
The Acropora muricata isolate sample 2 chromosome 3, ASM3666990v1, whole genome shotgun sequence genome window above contains:
- the LOC136911549 gene encoding squamous cell carcinoma antigen recognized by T-cells 3-like isoform X1, which gives rise to MADNLGMEVEGNEEKTLTNEEEEDNMEGGDEDTSESDGLDDNDTISNPVLQQLELQVASNPYHYDSHVEVIKLLRESGDLDKVRQAREDMNKIFPLTQELWSEWLKDEMPLACIPEHKEKVMTLFERAVKDYQSVKIWTLYCQFMMDIMEGQHSIEGVRSTFEKAIIATGLHVTEGSAIWDGYREFETDILDSLEQMVTEENKETMIEKIASQKERVMSVFKRQLAVPLLGMQGTLREFEDWLEHSIPEAVMIAYEKALSKLEECLPYEDTLASALSPKTNEYKSYLEYELKNGDAARIQCLYERAMKENCLIGDMWTEYTSYLDSNLKIPSVVLSVHERAVRNCPWVSLLWQNYVRALERTQQGKEKLKETLDTALVCGFSSSDAYLQLWHCYCDYVRRRVDDWSEGGQQVKELRETFQMATEYLQNYFGKEGDPTNLLDRYWARIEAFHVQNITECQRIWDTVIMSNHGREAEFWLEYANILRCCRDIKKCRKILQRAVQSASDNPEMVIQALLSFEREEGTLEDWDAAFSRCRVQLLRVNERRQKVAEKENALAKAEEEAKGKRKLANAERKAAKKTEQKKAKLELKKRKASEQSGTKGQPDKKHQSNDDDSGEPAAKRPHVDKEKDTSSTTATTEELEAAEAKKTHDSAKDPNTIFVSNLLFSINEERLKETFSPLGEITEIRLIKNQMGKSKGFAYIEFKNESSVQAALSMDRTKLDGRPMFISPSVDKSKNPTQFKFPTSLDKKTVFVSNLPFTIKESELESLFKEHGKINQIRLVTNRVGKPKGFGYIEYELETGASTAIVALDGTRVGDRQISVALSNPPSRKPRQPGAEQQQRPKEQPPGSRGRSRTQLQLLPRSLQKSVSVAQASSANGSISPSDGKTEAKNGVEPKESLSNDYFRTLMQKKK